A stretch of the Thiomicrorhabdus indica genome encodes the following:
- a CDS encoding YgaP family membrane protein produces the protein MNVGRLDQIIRIVIGVFFILLAYLELTGSWGYIGVVPLFTGLVRWCPIYSILGFQTCPIHSHIDYHK, from the coding sequence ATGAATGTCGGTCGTTTAGATCAAATTATTCGTATTGTAATTGGTGTTTTCTTTATTTTATTAGCCTATTTGGAACTCACTGGCTCATGGGGTTATATTGGAGTAGTCCCTCTTTTCACTGGCTTGGTGCGCTGGTGCCCGATTTACAGCATTTTGGGATTCCAAACCTGTCCAATCCACTCGCATATTGATTACCACAAATAA
- a CDS encoding winged helix-turn-helix domain-containing protein, with amino-acid sequence MTEHKKVEMSFEEKIPGGAYSEKIHARFWLAGEKGSYLGVGRIQLLEHIAVSGSMNKAAKEMGMSYKKAWKLVDEMNQMYQQPLVEKVQGGKSGGGSVLTMRGQQVVQNFRLFEKRFEAFLQQESDLLQI; translated from the coding sequence GTGACTGAGCATAAAAAAGTGGAAATGAGCTTTGAAGAGAAAATACCGGGGGGAGCATACTCAGAAAAGATTCATGCGCGTTTCTGGCTGGCCGGTGAAAAAGGGAGTTATTTAGGGGTGGGAAGAATTCAGCTGTTGGAGCATATTGCAGTATCAGGCTCTATGAACAAAGCGGCAAAGGAGATGGGAATGTCATACAAAAAAGCTTGGAAGCTTGTTGATGAGATGAATCAGATGTACCAGCAACCACTCGTGGAAAAGGTTCAAGGTGGAAAATCGGGCGGTGGAAGTGTGTTAACTATGCGAGGTCAGCAAGTCGTTCAGAATTTTCGTTTGTTTGAAAAACGTTTTGAGGCTTTTTTACAACAGGAAAGCGATTTGTTGCAAATTTAG
- a CDS encoding 4-phosphoerythronate dehydrogenase, protein MSQTVLKKIVIDDAVPFAQEIFGHLGKLHLLPGKAIQADDVKDAQALIIRSRTQINKALLENSDVKFVGSTVVGLDHVDQNYLQTAGIKFYSAQGCNANSVAEFVINALFELAEAKGFDLSQKTLGIIGVGNVGSRLFTKAEQLNIKCLVNDPPKQLNEPEAYEYRTLDEVLKADIISVHTPLTTEGLFATQNLISAQKLSQIQPHQIIVNAARGGIIDEHAWINTQTLANIIDCWVNEPHIHSELYKTAFFATPHIAGHSFEAKLAGSEMVYQALCDFQKTSPKTDWKKILPAPSTPIEQKNLCLENSQLAKFKQTLLRDIFRKCHDIFSDHNGISAKTHQEIEKKYEFFRRNYPIYHEWHQHKVVSLKNKELDNLLKSLGFQIIQNKK, encoded by the coding sequence ATGTCCCAAACTGTTCTTAAAAAAATCGTCATCGATGACGCAGTTCCTTTTGCACAAGAAATTTTTGGTCATTTAGGTAAATTACACCTTCTTCCAGGAAAAGCGATTCAAGCAGATGATGTCAAAGATGCGCAAGCACTGATTATTCGCTCTAGAACGCAAATCAATAAAGCTCTTCTTGAAAATAGTGATGTGAAATTTGTCGGCAGCACGGTCGTCGGTCTGGATCATGTTGACCAAAACTACTTACAAACGGCCGGCATTAAGTTTTACTCCGCGCAAGGCTGTAATGCGAATTCAGTTGCTGAATTCGTTATCAATGCTTTATTCGAATTGGCTGAAGCGAAAGGGTTTGATTTAAGTCAAAAAACATTGGGCATTATCGGTGTCGGGAATGTCGGTAGTCGTCTATTCACAAAAGCGGAGCAGCTTAACATCAAGTGTCTAGTGAATGATCCACCAAAACAGCTCAATGAACCGGAGGCTTATGAGTATCGGACACTCGATGAGGTCTTAAAAGCTGACATTATCAGCGTCCATACACCACTCACAACAGAAGGCCTGTTTGCGACCCAAAATTTAATTAGCGCTCAAAAACTAAGTCAAATACAGCCACATCAAATTATAGTCAATGCAGCTCGAGGCGGAATTATTGATGAACACGCTTGGATAAACACCCAAACTCTTGCGAACATTATTGATTGTTGGGTAAATGAACCACATATCCATTCAGAGCTGTATAAAACAGCTTTTTTTGCGACACCACATATTGCTGGCCATAGCTTTGAAGCCAAACTTGCTGGAAGTGAAATGGTTTATCAAGCACTTTGTGATTTTCAAAAAACATCACCTAAAACAGATTGGAAGAAAATTTTACCGGCCCCTTCAACCCCAATCGAGCAGAAAAATTTATGTTTAGAAAACTCTCAATTAGCAAAATTTAAACAAACTTTACTGAGAGATATCTTTCGAAAATGCCATGATATTTTTTCAGATCACAATGGCATTTCTGCCAAAACACATCAGGAAATTGAAAAAAAATACGAATTTTTTCGAAGAAATTATCCAATTTATCATGAATGGCACCAACATAAAGTCGTTTCCCTTAAAAACAAAGAACTCGACAACCTATTGAAATCACTTGGTTTTCAAATAATTCAAAACAAAAAATAA
- the rpsI gene encoding 30S ribosomal protein S9 — MAEQYYGTGRRKSSVARVFLKAGSGKMTVNGRDIADYFARETDLMVINQPLEATENLEKFDANITVVGGGTTGQAGAVRHGLARALVNFSEENRSALRTRGLLTRDARQVERKKVGLRKARRRPQFSKR, encoded by the coding sequence ATGGCAGAACAATACTACGGAACAGGTCGTCGTAAAAGCTCAGTTGCTCGCGTTTTCTTGAAAGCGGGTTCTGGCAAAATGACAGTTAACGGTCGTGATATCGCTGACTACTTTGCACGTGAAACAGATCTTATGGTAATCAATCAGCCGCTAGAAGCGACTGAAAACCTAGAAAAGTTTGACGCGAACATCACCGTTGTTGGTGGTGGTACTACTGGTCAAGCTGGTGCAGTACGTCACGGTCTGGCACGTGCATTGGTTAACTTCTCTGAAGAAAACCGTTCAGCACTTCGTACACGTGGTCTATTGACTCGTGATGCGCGTCAAGTTGAACGTAAGAAAGTTGGTCTTCGCAAAGCACGTCGTCGTCCACAGTTCTCAAAACGTTAA
- a CDS encoding NAD(P)/FAD-dependent oxidoreductase yields the protein MKMFNRRSLIKAMAAAGVAGSAFGLQACSNNVRSTSGKKVVVIGGGFGGSTVAKYIKRYDSSVDVTIIEPKKTYMTCPGSNWYLAGLVDVEYLTHDYESLKSEHDINVIHQMATSVDKAKQTVTLDDGQVLAYDRLVVSPGIDFRWDAIEGYSEEASEILPHAWKAGPQTELLAKQIKEMPQGGRFLMVAPPNPFRCGPGPYERLSMVADYFKRHNPTATIMCLDPKNKFSKQSLFMGGWRELYGQMIEWYGAIDGATVTKIDVENKTVYSEFDTITADVINVIPAQKAGKIAFDIGLTDDSGWCPVHQGTFESKLHKGIYVVGDSCIAGAMPKSGHSASVQGKHCAAAVVTDLNGLDMPAIRTVNTCYSLVGSEYGISVVGVYEPVDGVLKGVEGAGGVSKGAASLEERKQEANYAFSWYQSITKDIWHS from the coding sequence ATGAAAATGTTTAATCGTAGAAGTTTAATTAAGGCAATGGCAGCTGCTGGTGTGGCAGGTTCTGCATTCGGTTTGCAAGCATGTTCCAATAATGTGCGCAGTACTTCAGGCAAAAAAGTCGTGGTTATTGGTGGAGGTTTCGGTGGCTCAACCGTTGCAAAATACATCAAGCGTTATGACTCAAGTGTTGATGTCACCATCATTGAGCCAAAGAAGACTTATATGACATGCCCAGGTTCAAACTGGTATTTAGCTGGATTAGTTGATGTTGAATATTTAACTCATGATTATGAGTCATTGAAAAGTGAGCATGATATTAATGTGATTCACCAAATGGCTACTTCAGTCGATAAGGCTAAGCAAACAGTCACTTTGGATGATGGTCAAGTGTTGGCTTATGATCGTTTGGTGGTTTCACCTGGGATTGACTTCCGCTGGGATGCTATTGAAGGCTATTCAGAAGAAGCTTCTGAGATCCTTCCACACGCATGGAAAGCGGGACCACAAACAGAGTTGTTGGCGAAGCAAATCAAAGAAATGCCACAGGGTGGAAGGTTCTTAATGGTTGCTCCTCCTAATCCATTCCGTTGTGGACCAGGACCTTATGAACGTCTTTCAATGGTTGCGGATTATTTCAAACGCCATAATCCAACGGCCACCATTATGTGTTTGGATCCCAAGAATAAGTTCTCAAAACAGTCATTGTTTATGGGCGGTTGGCGTGAGCTTTATGGCCAAATGATTGAGTGGTATGGTGCGATTGATGGCGCTACAGTCACCAAGATCGATGTGGAAAACAAAACGGTTTACAGCGAATTCGATACCATTACTGCTGATGTCATCAATGTGATCCCTGCTCAAAAAGCCGGAAAGATTGCGTTTGATATCGGTTTGACAGATGATTCAGGTTGGTGCCCGGTGCATCAAGGCACGTTTGAATCCAAACTGCATAAAGGTATTTATGTGGTCGGAGATTCATGTATTGCAGGTGCGATGCCGAAATCGGGTCATTCAGCATCTGTTCAGGGTAAACATTGTGCGGCAGCCGTTGTTACTGACCTTAATGGTTTGGATATGCCAGCAATTCGCACGGTAAACACCTGTTACAGCTTAGTAGGTTCTGAATACGGAATTAGTGTAGTGGGTGTTTATGAACCGGTTGACGGTGTGTTGAAAGGTGTTGAGGGTGCTGGTGGTGTGAGCAAAGGTGCGGCAAGTCTTGAAGAGCGTAAACAAGAAGCCAACTATGCTTTCTCTTGGTATCAATCAATTACCAAAGATATTTGGCACAGCTAA
- the galU gene encoding UTP--glucose-1-phosphate uridylyltransferase GalU codes for MKKVVIPVAGLGTRFLPATKAIPKEMITLVDKPLIQYVVAEAIRAGFTDIILVTHSSKGAIENHFDHNYELNKTLVEKNKLALLDIIDNILPGDANIISVRQPIALGLGHAVLCAAPIIGDDDFAVMLPDVILNEESCDLAKMVQAFQLNRKSQIMVEPVPQEETYKYGIVDIQGRELAPAESTEMVNMVEKPSVDKAPSNLSVTGRYILDNDILGILRTTPKGAGGEIQLTDAIDTLMKAQGAEAYRLEGKSYDCGDKLGYLQATYEFACQHPELGPSFTEWLATIAQET; via the coding sequence ATGAAAAAAGTTGTTATCCCTGTTGCAGGATTAGGAACACGATTCCTGCCTGCAACCAAAGCCATTCCAAAAGAGATGATTACGCTCGTCGACAAACCTCTTATTCAATATGTGGTTGCTGAGGCCATTCGCGCTGGATTTACGGACATTATTTTGGTCACCCATTCTTCAAAAGGCGCTATCGAAAACCATTTCGATCACAACTATGAGTTAAACAAAACGCTCGTCGAAAAAAACAAACTTGCTTTGTTAGACATTATTGACAACATTCTTCCCGGTGATGCCAATATTATCTCGGTTCGCCAACCCATTGCTCTTGGGCTTGGTCACGCAGTTTTATGCGCCGCACCAATTATTGGCGATGATGACTTTGCTGTCATGCTACCAGACGTGATTTTGAACGAAGAATCTTGTGATTTAGCCAAAATGGTTCAAGCTTTTCAATTAAACCGAAAAAGCCAAATTATGGTGGAACCTGTACCACAGGAAGAAACATACAAATACGGTATCGTCGATATTCAAGGCAGAGAGCTTGCACCTGCAGAATCCACCGAAATGGTAAACATGGTTGAAAAACCCTCTGTCGATAAAGCACCTTCAAACTTATCGGTTACCGGCCGGTATATTTTAGACAATGACATTTTAGGTATTCTTAGAACGACGCCAAAAGGCGCTGGCGGCGAAATTCAATTGACAGATGCAATTGATACCCTAATGAAAGCACAAGGCGCAGAAGCTTATCGTTTAGAAGGCAAAAGCTATGACTGTGGTGATAAACTAGGATATCTGCAAGCGACTTATGAATTCGCTTGCCAACATCCAGAACTAGGACCTTCATTTACTGAATGGCTAGCTACGATAGCTCAGGAGACTTAA
- a CDS encoding TorF family putative porin, with product MKMTALKTAILSAVVAGSSMMAIAPATAQAGVSANAGMVSNYVFRGVEQTESASASAGLDYEHESGFYIGTWAADVEAGLEYDLYAGWSGNLGPISAGVGVTGYYYTDDAFDDTYQEVNFSLGYDMITVGYDRGTYDNYGNGDIDYDHMYVSLGYGDFSGTYGILDGDVDTDDTDVKYLDLGYSFSLAEGLDGGVNYIYSDTDGNPEEDQFVVLSISKSFDLM from the coding sequence ATGAAAATGACAGCTTTAAAAACAGCAATCCTTTCTGCAGTTGTTGCAGGTTCTTCTATGATGGCTATTGCACCAGCTACTGCGCAAGCAGGTGTTTCTGCAAACGCAGGCATGGTATCTAACTATGTTTTTCGTGGTGTTGAACAAACTGAGTCTGCATCTGCATCAGCAGGATTGGATTATGAGCATGAGTCAGGTTTTTATATCGGTACTTGGGCTGCGGATGTTGAAGCAGGTTTAGAGTATGATCTATACGCAGGTTGGTCTGGTAACCTAGGTCCAATTTCTGCAGGTGTTGGTGTAACTGGTTATTACTACACAGATGATGCATTTGATGATACTTACCAAGAAGTAAATTTTTCATTAGGTTATGACATGATTACAGTTGGTTATGATCGTGGTACTTATGATAATTACGGTAATGGTGACATTGATTATGATCATATGTATGTGTCTCTTGGTTATGGCGACTTCTCTGGAACTTACGGTATTCTAGATGGTGATGTGGATACTGATGACACAGATGTTAAATACTTAGATCTTGGTTATTCTTTCTCGCTAGCTGAAGGTTTAGACGGCGGCGTTAATTATATTTACTCTGATACAGATGGTAACCCTGAAGAAGATCAATTTGTTGTGTTAAGCATTTCAAAATCTTTTGACCTAATGTAA
- a CDS encoding porin yields MKKNIIALAIASVIAAPVAMADAPTVYGQLNLNINDTDGKDTSVNSTASRLGVKGSEDLGNGLKAVYKVEFGLDSIADSKNNDVLSQRNAYVGLAGGFGTVLMGRHDTPLKMSQPSDLFNDGAADLGKMTEIGANGGENRADDVLAYVSPSFGGIKIVAAAVMGEAEDNVEKDDGYSVAAMYGSTKEGLYLALAMDGGDWLDNAGEELVRLSAQYKASGLTVNGMYQENDIGENFQAQAAYKIGKFMPKVKYSMDDYDNGGDESAWSIGLNYSLGKKTTAYIYTVDKEDIKGTDSNSNYIAGILHKF; encoded by the coding sequence ATGAAAAAGAATATTATTGCTCTAGCAATCGCTTCTGTAATCGCTGCTCCAGTAGCAATGGCTGATGCTCCTACTGTTTACGGTCAACTAAACCTAAATATCAATGACACGGATGGTAAAGATACTTCTGTAAACTCTACCGCTTCTCGCTTAGGTGTTAAAGGTTCTGAAGATCTAGGTAACGGTCTTAAAGCAGTATATAAAGTTGAATTCGGTCTAGATTCTATTGCTGATTCTAAAAATAACGATGTACTTTCACAACGTAATGCTTATGTTGGTCTTGCTGGTGGTTTCGGTACAGTTCTTATGGGTCGTCACGACACTCCATTGAAAATGTCTCAGCCTTCTGACCTTTTCAACGATGGTGCAGCTGACCTTGGTAAAATGACTGAGATCGGTGCTAACGGTGGTGAGAACCGTGCAGATGACGTTCTAGCATATGTTTCTCCATCTTTCGGTGGTATCAAAATTGTAGCGGCTGCTGTAATGGGTGAAGCTGAAGATAACGTTGAAAAAGACGATGGTTATTCTGTTGCTGCAATGTACGGTTCAACTAAAGAAGGTCTATACCTAGCACTTGCTATGGACGGTGGTGACTGGTTAGATAATGCTGGTGAAGAGCTAGTTCGTCTTTCTGCACAATACAAAGCTTCTGGTCTAACTGTAAACGGTATGTACCAAGAGAACGACATCGGTGAAAACTTCCAAGCTCAAGCAGCATACAAAATTGGTAAGTTCATGCCTAAAGTTAAGTACTCAATGGATGACTACGACAACGGTGGTGATGAGTCTGCATGGTCTATCGGTCTAAACTACTCTCTAGGTAAGAAAACGACTGCTTACATCTACACTGTAGACAAAGAAGACATCAAAGGTACTGACAGCAACTCTAACTACATTGCTGGTATCCTACACAAGTTCTAA
- a CDS encoding DUF302 domain-containing protein: MKIKNLFKAAILAVSVTALSGCGTMNAISNLNDGAGETFMQIWDKWVEAEGDIAEATMWEVKVEEGVELEDVIDAINNVGINRNIKNVGELPLSEELKARGVESGVVHVMSFCNPDTARKMIDFSPAMGGFLPCRVNIIEKEDGLYIYTMNMDMAIKMGRKMPPELYEATMQVRNTMWEMLDKGSKGEF; encoded by the coding sequence ATGAAAATAAAAAATCTATTCAAAGCCGCAATTTTAGCGGTATCTGTCACAGCTCTTTCTGGTTGTGGAACTATGAACGCAATCAGCAATCTAAATGATGGTGCCGGTGAAACCTTTATGCAAATCTGGGACAAGTGGGTCGAAGCAGAAGGTGATATCGCTGAAGCAACTATGTGGGAAGTGAAAGTTGAAGAAGGCGTTGAACTAGAAGATGTTATTGATGCAATCAACAATGTGGGAATCAACCGCAACATCAAAAACGTTGGCGAGCTTCCTCTTTCAGAAGAACTAAAAGCTCGTGGTGTTGAATCAGGCGTTGTTCACGTAATGTCATTCTGTAACCCAGATACTGCACGTAAGATGATCGACTTCTCACCAGCAATGGGTGGTTTCTTACCATGTCGTGTTAACATCATTGAAAAAGAAGATGGTCTTTACATCTACACAATGAACATGGATATGGCAATCAAAATGGGTCGTAAAATGCCTCCAGAACTTTACGAAGCAACGATGCAAGTTCGTAACACTATGTGGGAAATGTTGGACAAAGGCTCTAAAGGCGAATTCTAA
- a CDS encoding c-type cytochrome, producing MFKKLPLLVKGIAMAGFVAALPSTVQAERTVNISTGELHATTCFQCHGPEGKYVDGNTIPPLAGYPADVMYQQLLSFKSGERPNTIMQRHVKGYSNDELKAIADYLGSLKP from the coding sequence ATGTTTAAAAAACTCCCTCTGTTAGTAAAGGGTATCGCTATGGCAGGTTTTGTTGCAGCATTGCCTTCTACTGTTCAAGCTGAAAGAACCGTTAATATCAGTACTGGAGAATTGCATGCAACAACATGTTTCCAGTGTCATGGTCCTGAAGGGAAATATGTTGATGGTAATACGATTCCACCTTTGGCAGGTTATCCGGCGGATGTCATGTATCAACAATTGTTGAGCTTCAAGTCTGGCGAACGTCCTAATACGATTATGCAACGCCATGTAAAAGGTTACTCAAATGATGAGTTGAAAGCCATTGCGGATTATTTAGGTAGCTTAAAGCCTTAA
- the rplM gene encoding 50S ribosomal protein L13: MKTFVAKPAEIKRDWYVVDAEGKTLGRLASEIASRLRGKHKPEYTPHADCGDYIVVVNAEKIAVTGNKRKDKMYHHVTGYVGNLKSTNFEKLMAKAPNRPLEYAVKGMMPKGPLGRAMMKKLKVYAGTDHPHTAQQPQALDI, encoded by the coding sequence ATGAAAACATTTGTTGCAAAACCTGCAGAAATCAAGCGCGACTGGTATGTTGTTGACGCTGAAGGTAAAACGCTAGGTCGTTTGGCTTCAGAAATTGCGTCACGTCTACGTGGTAAGCATAAACCAGAATACACTCCGCATGCGGATTGTGGTGATTACATTGTTGTTGTTAACGCTGAAAAAATTGCTGTCACAGGTAACAAGCGTAAAGACAAAATGTACCATCATGTAACCGGTTACGTGGGTAACTTGAAGTCAACTAACTTTGAAAAGTTGATGGCGAAAGCGCCTAACCGTCCGCTTGAGTACGCAGTAAAAGGGATGATGCCAAAAGGTCCTTTGGGTCGTGCGATGATGAAAAAGCTAAAAGTGTATGCGGGAACTGATCACCCACACACAGCTCAACAACCACAAGCACTAGACATTTAA